One genomic segment of Arthrobacter sp. Marseille-P9274 includes these proteins:
- the mtrA gene encoding MtrAB system response regulator MtrA has product MKARILVVDDDEALAEMIGIVLRNDGFEPVFCADGGQALDVFRNSKPDLVLLDLMLPGMDGIEVCRQIRGESDVPIVMLTAKSDTSDVVRGLESGADDYVPKPFKPAELVARVRARLRPGDQRAPETLRIADVVIDVAGHVVHRGDERISLTPLEFDLLVALARKPWQVFTRELLLEQVWGYRHAADTRLVNVHVQRLRSKIERDPEAPEVVLTVRGVGYKAGQS; this is encoded by the coding sequence ATGAAGGCACGCATACTCGTTGTAGACGATGATGAGGCACTGGCCGAGATGATCGGCATCGTGCTGCGCAATGACGGATTCGAACCCGTCTTCTGCGCGGACGGCGGCCAGGCACTCGACGTGTTCCGCAACAGCAAGCCTGACCTTGTGCTGCTCGACCTCATGCTGCCCGGCATGGACGGGATCGAAGTATGCCGGCAGATCCGCGGCGAGTCGGACGTGCCGATCGTGATGCTGACGGCGAAGTCGGACACCTCCGACGTCGTCCGCGGCCTGGAGTCCGGCGCTGACGACTATGTACCGAAGCCGTTCAAGCCCGCCGAACTGGTTGCGCGGGTCCGCGCCCGCCTTCGTCCCGGCGACCAGCGCGCTCCGGAGACGTTGCGGATTGCCGACGTCGTCATCGACGTCGCCGGCCACGTCGTTCATCGCGGCGATGAGCGGATTTCGCTGACCCCGCTCGAATTCGACCTGCTGGTTGCGCTGGCCCGCAAGCCCTGGCAGGTTTTCACCCGCGAACTACTCCTGGAGCAGGTCTGGGGCTACCGCCACGCCGCAGACACCCGCCTGGTCAATGTCCATGTCCAGCGGCTGCGCTCCAAGATCGAACGCGATCCGGAGGCGCCGGAGGTCGTGCTGACGGTTCGCGGTGTGGGTTATAAAGCCGGCCAGAGCTAG
- a CDS encoding winged helix-turn-helix domain-containing protein: protein MAARIPLSQARRIALAAQLLHQERPTGLATARQVGRTFDRLQLLQIDSVNVLTRAHYLPLFSRLGNYDVGILQRFSGRAPRRMVEYWAHEASYIRPALFADLKVWQKRRWIGSHGLDADVRRDLEERILRALAGSRPLTAREVASRIGHQEDKDAANWGWNWNAVKRVLEVLFEQGDISAAGRNAQFERLYAPTAKVMPKDAGADGPVDKDEAMVRLMDAAARAHGVGTARCLADYFRVPVRAAQDAIRVLVAEGRLEEVSVEGWPGAHYLHPAAARPRQANGRALLGPFDSLVFERERLEKLFGFRYRIEIYTPAEKRQYGYYVLPFLLREQLCARVDLKAHRAAGYLEVRSAFSEAGAPPDTSEELAAELALMGRWLGLGGVQVADRGNLAPALALSVARQDQDSSPGNQSTG, encoded by the coding sequence ATGGCCGCCCGCATACCGCTTTCGCAGGCACGGCGAATAGCCCTTGCCGCACAACTGCTTCATCAGGAACGGCCCACCGGCCTTGCCACGGCAAGGCAGGTGGGCCGTACCTTTGACCGGCTGCAGCTGCTGCAGATCGATTCCGTCAACGTCCTGACCAGGGCCCATTACTTGCCGCTGTTTTCGCGGTTGGGCAATTACGACGTCGGGATCCTCCAGCGTTTTTCGGGCAGGGCTCCGCGCAGGATGGTGGAGTATTGGGCGCATGAAGCCAGCTATATCCGGCCCGCGCTCTTCGCCGACTTGAAGGTGTGGCAGAAGCGCCGGTGGATCGGCAGCCACGGGCTGGATGCAGACGTACGCCGGGACCTGGAGGAGCGGATCCTTCGGGCCTTGGCGGGATCCCGCCCGTTGACGGCGAGGGAAGTGGCGTCTCGCATCGGACATCAGGAGGATAAAGACGCGGCGAACTGGGGTTGGAACTGGAACGCAGTCAAACGTGTCCTGGAGGTTCTCTTCGAGCAGGGAGACATCAGTGCGGCAGGGCGGAACGCGCAGTTCGAACGGCTCTACGCACCGACGGCGAAAGTTATGCCCAAGGACGCCGGAGCGGACGGCCCCGTCGACAAGGACGAAGCGATGGTCAGGCTGATGGACGCGGCGGCCCGCGCGCACGGCGTCGGAACGGCCCGCTGTCTGGCGGATTATTTCAGGGTTCCGGTGCGAGCGGCCCAGGACGCCATCCGCGTCTTGGTCGCCGAAGGACGGCTGGAAGAGGTCTCGGTCGAGGGATGGCCGGGCGCCCACTACCTGCACCCCGCAGCGGCCAGGCCCAGGCAGGCGAACGGCCGGGCGCTCCTCGGCCCGTTCGACTCGCTGGTCTTTGAAAGGGAACGGCTCGAGAAGCTGTTCGGCTTCCGCTACAGGATCGAGATCTACACGCCTGCGGAGAAGCGGCAGTACGGGTATTACGTCTTGCCGTTCCTCCTGCGCGAACAGTTGTGTGCGAGAGTCGACCTGAAAGCCCACCGGGCCGCCGGATACCTTGAGGTCCGTTCCGCCTTCAGCGAAGCCGGGGCCCCGCCGGACACTTCGGAAGAGCTAGCCGCCGAGCTGGCACTGATGGGCCGGTGGCTCGGCCTCGGGGGAGTCCAGGTGGCGGACCGCGGCAACCTGGCTCCCGCCTTGGCCCTCAGTGTGGCCAGGCAGGATCAGGACAGCAGCCCCGGGAACCAAAGCACTGGTTGA
- a CDS encoding LpqB family beta-propeller domain-containing protein codes for MAPTKVESQARPVALVRTVVVLVLAIVALTGCSSIPLSGPVGTSQAEQEETESPAYTFNPPGPAPGASPKEVVNGFLLASPATQDDYRIAREFLAPSLAGEWQPVERTVVYRNEVNVVGSPSETEFVLQLEVAAVIDEFGVRQEAEEGATESIPVVLTEVDGQWRISEIPDGTMISTVDFQTLFSPHDLYFYDATYTYAVPDVRWFASRQGVSAAIVSALLEGPAPFLSGAVISAFPEGSTLVRRAVPVESGAATVDLSSEVLAGTTFLRRQQMQQQLELTLGELNTVSTVNMTVDQREVDLGPAPDPAFKPAVAGPAVGSTQVAVLDGELVFYEGSRPVEPKGLPSVAEFSPRAPAMSLDQQRFAFLNEDRNRMYVIGADRRVRQAASGSALTHPSMDPFGWVWTAAGDGSGEVYAAAPDEEASRISISAQWLSERTVTELRISREGARALIIARTGDTSRAYIAGVVRDQNGQPRSINTPVALHPSVPVDSGVWAGESTVIVMEASDKEPVTAEILHFNGTSQRMAPLDGMLEISAGNGDQDVYAQTSRTLYIRVGNSWAPQSQPVVQDPTFPG; via the coding sequence GTGGCGCCGACCAAAGTTGAAAGCCAGGCGCGGCCGGTCGCCCTGGTGCGCACCGTCGTCGTACTTGTCCTGGCGATTGTGGCGCTGACCGGGTGCTCCTCGATTCCGCTCTCAGGACCCGTTGGCACCAGCCAGGCGGAGCAGGAGGAAACGGAGTCGCCGGCCTACACCTTCAACCCGCCGGGACCGGCGCCGGGTGCTTCCCCGAAGGAGGTTGTCAACGGGTTCCTGCTGGCGAGCCCTGCCACGCAGGACGACTACCGGATTGCGCGCGAGTTCCTGGCGCCGTCGCTGGCGGGGGAGTGGCAGCCGGTGGAACGCACGGTCGTCTACCGAAACGAGGTCAATGTCGTCGGCTCACCGTCGGAGACGGAGTTCGTGCTGCAGTTGGAAGTTGCCGCGGTGATCGACGAGTTCGGGGTGCGTCAGGAAGCAGAAGAGGGAGCCACCGAATCCATTCCGGTGGTGCTCACCGAGGTGGACGGCCAGTGGCGGATTTCGGAAATCCCCGATGGAACAATGATTTCCACAGTGGACTTCCAGACCCTCTTTTCCCCGCACGATCTCTATTTCTACGACGCGACTTACACCTATGCGGTGCCTGATGTCCGCTGGTTCGCCAGCCGGCAGGGCGTCTCCGCGGCGATCGTCTCTGCACTGCTGGAGGGGCCGGCGCCCTTCCTGAGCGGCGCGGTCATCAGTGCCTTCCCGGAAGGGTCGACCTTGGTCAGGCGGGCCGTTCCGGTGGAGAGCGGCGCCGCGACGGTGGACCTGTCCTCGGAGGTCCTGGCTGGCACGACGTTCCTGCGGCGGCAGCAGATGCAGCAGCAACTGGAGCTGACTCTGGGGGAACTCAACACCGTCAGCACGGTCAACATGACCGTCGACCAGCGCGAGGTGGACCTTGGCCCTGCACCGGATCCGGCGTTCAAACCGGCGGTGGCCGGGCCGGCCGTGGGCAGCACGCAGGTGGCCGTGCTGGATGGCGAACTGGTCTTCTACGAAGGCTCCCGCCCCGTCGAGCCGAAGGGCTTGCCGTCCGTCGCCGAGTTCTCTCCGCGCGCTCCGGCAATGTCGCTGGACCAGCAGCGGTTCGCCTTCCTCAACGAAGACCGGAACAGAATGTACGTCATCGGTGCCGACCGGCGGGTGCGGCAAGCCGCGTCAGGCTCCGCGTTGACGCACCCGAGCATGGACCCCTTCGGCTGGGTCTGGACAGCCGCCGGCGACGGCAGCGGTGAAGTCTACGCAGCCGCGCCGGACGAGGAAGCGTCCCGCATCAGCATCAGCGCCCAGTGGCTGTCCGAACGCACCGTGACCGAATTGAGGATCTCCCGGGAAGGTGCCCGCGCGCTCATCATCGCGCGGACGGGGGATACCTCCAGGGCCTATATTGCCGGCGTCGTTCGAGACCAGAACGGACAGCCGCGCAGCATCAACACCCCGGTCGCGCTGCACCCCTCGGTTCCGGTCGACTCGGGCGTCTGGGCAGGAGAATCCACGGTGATCGTGATGGAGGCTTCCGACAAGGAGCCGGTGACCGCCGAGATCCTGCACTTCAATGGAACGTCGCAGCGGATGGCACCGCTGGACGGCATGCTGGAAATCAGCGCGGGCAACGGCGACCAGGATGTCTACGCGCAGACCTCGCGCACTCTCTACATCAGGGTCGGCAACAGCTGGGCGCCGCAGTCGCAGCCGGTGGTGCAGGACCCGACCTTCCCCGGCTAG
- the secA gene encoding preprotein translocase subunit SecA, with translation MPSILERVLRTGDKRTLKRLRTYADAINILEEDFSALTDAELRGETDTLKQRYQDGENLDDLLPEAFAAVREAAGRTLGLRHFDVQLMGGAALHLGNISEMKTGEGKTLVATAPAYLNALTGKGVHVVTVNDYLAEYQSDLMGRVYRFLGLTSGCILSGQTPAVRREQYNADITYGTNNEFGFDYLRDNMAWSKEELVQRGHNFAIVDEVDSILIDEARTPLIISGQASGDVNRWYTEFARVVQRLDDGKDYEVDEKKRTVGVLEAGIEKVEDYLGIDNLYESANTPLIGFLNNAIKAKELFKRDKDYVILKGEVLIVDEHTGRILAGRRYNEGMHQAIEAKEGVEIKAENQTMATVTLQNYFRLYGKLSGMTGTAETEAAEFMGTYKLGVVPIPTNKPMARIDQPDLIYKNELAKFDAVVKDIASRHEKGQPVLVGTTSVEKSEYLSKQLAKQGIRHEVLNAKNHAREASIVAQAGRKGAVTVATNMAGRGTDIMLGGNAEFNAVAELERRGLDPADNAEEYEAAWPAALEAAQNAVKAEHEEVLALGGLYVLGTERHESRRIDNQLRGRSGRQGDPGESRFYLSLTDDLMRLFNSGAAERIMNSSRMPDDVALESKMVSKAIENAQGQVEGRNAEQRKNVLKYDDVLNRQREAIYGDRRRILEGDDLHEKVGFFLEDVVTAMVNEATMEGHGDDWDYEQLWTNLKQLYPIQLTIDEVLEEAGGKSKITADFLREEIISDAKVAYAAREEALGSATMRELERRVVLSVIGRKWQEHLYEMDYLKEGIGLRAMAQRDPLVEYQREGFIMFQAMMEAIREESIGYLFNLEVKVSQPATSLPGVAADARGAVQGPQITAAGLEAPQRPAALQFTAPSVSGDAETRVERQASGRADDSSAQAKGNRSSGRNGKRRK, from the coding sequence GTGCCATCGATTCTCGAACGAGTCCTTAGAACCGGCGACAAGAGGACGCTGAAGAGGCTTCGCACCTACGCGGATGCCATCAACATTCTCGAAGAGGACTTCTCCGCACTCACCGACGCTGAGCTGCGGGGCGAGACGGATACGCTCAAGCAGCGCTACCAGGACGGCGAGAATCTCGACGACCTGCTGCCGGAGGCGTTCGCCGCCGTCCGCGAAGCAGCCGGACGCACCCTCGGCCTGCGGCACTTCGATGTCCAGCTGATGGGCGGGGCCGCCCTGCACCTGGGCAACATCTCCGAGATGAAGACCGGTGAAGGCAAGACCCTGGTGGCGACCGCCCCGGCCTACCTGAACGCGCTCACCGGCAAGGGCGTCCACGTCGTCACCGTCAACGACTACCTGGCCGAATACCAGTCGGACCTCATGGGCCGCGTGTACCGGTTCCTCGGCCTCACCAGCGGATGCATCCTCTCGGGACAGACTCCTGCGGTCCGCCGGGAGCAGTACAACGCGGACATCACGTACGGCACCAACAACGAGTTCGGCTTCGATTACCTGCGCGACAACATGGCGTGGAGCAAGGAGGAGCTGGTTCAGCGCGGACACAACTTCGCGATTGTGGACGAGGTCGACTCGATCCTGATCGACGAGGCGAGGACCCCGCTGATTATTTCGGGCCAGGCTTCCGGCGACGTGAACCGGTGGTACACGGAGTTCGCCCGCGTCGTCCAGCGGCTCGACGACGGCAAGGACTACGAAGTCGACGAGAAGAAGCGCACGGTCGGCGTCCTGGAGGCCGGCATCGAAAAGGTCGAGGACTATCTGGGCATCGATAACCTGTACGAATCGGCCAATACGCCGCTGATCGGCTTCCTGAACAACGCGATCAAGGCGAAGGAGCTGTTCAAGCGGGACAAGGACTACGTCATCCTCAAGGGCGAGGTCCTGATCGTGGACGAGCACACGGGGCGCATCCTCGCCGGTCGGCGCTACAACGAGGGCATGCACCAGGCGATCGAGGCCAAAGAAGGCGTCGAGATCAAAGCGGAAAACCAGACCATGGCAACCGTGACGCTGCAGAACTACTTCCGGCTCTATGGCAAGCTTTCGGGCATGACGGGCACCGCCGAGACCGAGGCGGCCGAGTTCATGGGCACTTACAAGCTGGGCGTCGTGCCGATCCCCACCAATAAGCCCATGGCCCGCATCGACCAGCCGGACCTGATCTACAAGAACGAACTGGCCAAGTTCGACGCAGTGGTCAAGGACATTGCCTCGCGGCACGAGAAGGGCCAGCCGGTGCTGGTCGGCACCACGAGCGTGGAGAAGAGCGAGTACCTCTCCAAGCAGCTGGCCAAGCAGGGCATCCGCCACGAAGTGCTGAACGCGAAGAACCACGCCCGTGAAGCCTCGATCGTCGCGCAGGCTGGGCGCAAGGGCGCAGTTACGGTCGCGACCAACATGGCTGGCCGCGGTACGGACATCATGCTCGGCGGCAACGCCGAGTTCAACGCGGTTGCCGAACTCGAACGGCGGGGCCTCGATCCGGCCGACAACGCGGAAGAATACGAGGCGGCCTGGCCCGCGGCCCTGGAAGCAGCCCAGAATGCCGTGAAGGCCGAGCACGAGGAAGTCCTGGCCCTTGGCGGGCTGTACGTCCTGGGCACCGAGCGGCACGAATCCCGGCGCATCGACAATCAGCTGCGTGGCCGTTCCGGGCGCCAGGGCGATCCCGGCGAGTCCCGCTTCTACCTTTCGCTCACTGATGACCTGATGCGGTTGTTCAATTCCGGTGCCGCCGAACGCATCATGAACTCCTCGCGGATGCCCGATGATGTGGCGCTCGAGTCGAAGATGGTTTCCAAGGCCATCGAGAACGCCCAGGGGCAGGTCGAGGGGCGGAACGCCGAACAGCGCAAGAACGTCCTGAAGTACGACGACGTCCTCAACCGGCAGCGTGAGGCGATTTACGGCGACCGCCGACGCATCCTTGAAGGGGACGACCTGCACGAGAAGGTCGGGTTCTTCCTCGAGGACGTCGTCACGGCGATGGTGAATGAAGCCACGATGGAAGGCCATGGCGACGACTGGGACTACGAGCAGCTTTGGACCAACCTCAAGCAGCTCTACCCGATCCAGCTGACCATCGACGAGGTCCTCGAAGAGGCCGGCGGGAAGTCGAAGATCACCGCCGATTTCCTCCGCGAGGAAATCATTTCGGACGCGAAAGTCGCCTACGCGGCGCGCGAAGAGGCTCTCGGGTCCGCGACGATGCGCGAACTCGAGCGCCGGGTGGTGCTGTCCGTCATCGGGCGGAAGTGGCAGGAGCATCTCTACGAGATGGATTACCTCAAGGAAGGTATCGGGCTGCGGGCCATGGCGCAGCGTGACCCTCTGGTCGAGTACCAGCGCGAGGGTTTCATCATGTTCCAGGCCATGATGGAAGCCATCCGGGAGGAAAGCATCGGCTACCTCTTCAATCTCGAGGTGAAGGTCAGCCAGCCGGCCACGTCCCTGCCTGGCGTAGCGGCAGACGCCCGCGGCGCGGTCCAGGGCCCGCAGATCACCGCCGCAGGGCTGGAGGCGCCGCAGCGCCCGGCCGCCCTGCAATTCACCGCTCCGTCGGTCTCCGGCGACGCTGAAACGCGGGTGGAACGGCAGGCGTCCGGAAGGGCCGACGATTCCTCCGCGCAGGCGAAGGGCAACCGTTCGTCGGGCAGGAACGGAAAACGCCGGAAGTAG
- the mtrB gene encoding MtrAB system histidine kinase MtrB — protein MKSAFAKWIKGLKAAAARFWRALRRGWHHVVARWRRSLQFRTVTATVLLTAFAFLGVGAFLSSQIAAGLYLDRVQQAEAESRQSLNQVQGIFESSAASDRATVTSMVSDTLKLLEGTASGTPRYYLLTPMRNAQNLYVATQSNTSITANVIPEGLSQAVISGTGQYRQPMSLPVGDKDVPAIAFGTQVNLPPGNTYALYLIYDLSSVQDTLDYIHRVLWIGGLLLLALTGGIVWLLTRAVVHPVSQAATAAEKLAAGQLEERLQVRGDDELARLGSSFNRMAGSLQEQITQLATLSEMQQRFVSDVSHELRTPLTTVRMAAEVLYDARDEFDPINARSAELLYNQVERFQALLADLLEISRFDAGAAVLDAEPTEILDVVHHAMEGAQPLAVTYGSSLELHTEVSECVVDMDPRRIDRILRNLIVNALEHGEGRPVEVLVAADDDAVAIAVRDHGIGMTAMEASRVFDRFWRADPARARTTGGSGLGLSIATEDARLHDGWLQAWGEPGAGSCFRLTLPRRRDSALTNSPLPLPPPRMSATADEPETDQAPVRTKKEEPSGADQS, from the coding sequence TTGAAATCTGCCTTCGCAAAATGGATTAAGGGGCTGAAGGCGGCAGCCGCCCGCTTCTGGCGTGCTCTCCGCCGCGGCTGGCACCACGTCGTCGCGCGGTGGCGGCGCTCGCTGCAGTTCCGGACCGTGACGGCAACCGTGCTGCTGACCGCCTTCGCGTTCCTTGGTGTCGGCGCATTCCTGTCCAGCCAGATCGCTGCCGGTCTCTACCTGGACCGCGTGCAGCAGGCCGAGGCCGAGTCCCGCCAGTCGCTGAACCAGGTCCAGGGCATTTTCGAGAGCTCCGCGGCCAGCGACCGCGCCACCGTGACCAGCATGGTCTCGGACACACTGAAGTTGCTGGAGGGGACGGCCTCGGGCACCCCGCGCTACTACCTGCTGACGCCCATGCGGAACGCGCAGAACCTTTACGTGGCGACCCAGTCGAACACCAGCATCACTGCCAATGTCATTCCCGAAGGGCTGAGCCAGGCGGTCATTTCGGGGACGGGCCAGTACCGGCAACCGATGTCACTGCCGGTGGGGGACAAGGATGTTCCCGCGATCGCCTTCGGCACCCAGGTCAACCTGCCTCCGGGCAATACCTACGCGCTGTATCTCATCTACGATCTCTCGTCGGTCCAGGACACGCTGGACTACATCCACCGGGTCCTGTGGATCGGCGGACTGCTGCTGCTGGCGCTCACCGGCGGCATCGTCTGGCTGCTGACCAGGGCTGTGGTCCATCCGGTGAGCCAGGCGGCGACCGCGGCGGAGAAACTCGCGGCGGGGCAGTTGGAGGAGCGGTTGCAGGTAAGGGGCGACGACGAACTTGCCCGCCTGGGTTCGTCCTTCAACAGGATGGCCGGCAGCCTGCAGGAACAGATCACCCAGCTGGCGACGCTGTCCGAGATGCAGCAGCGCTTCGTCTCCGATGTCTCGCACGAGCTGCGGACTCCGCTGACGACCGTGCGGATGGCAGCGGAGGTTCTCTACGACGCCCGGGACGAATTCGACCCGATCAATGCTCGTTCGGCGGAGCTGCTGTACAACCAGGTGGAGCGTTTCCAGGCGCTGCTGGCGGACCTGCTGGAGATCTCGCGGTTCGATGCCGGCGCGGCGGTCCTCGACGCGGAGCCGACCGAGATCCTGGACGTGGTCCACCACGCCATGGAAGGGGCTCAGCCGCTGGCCGTGACGTACGGTTCCAGTCTCGAACTGCACACCGAGGTGTCCGAGTGCGTGGTGGACATGGACCCCCGCCGGATCGACCGGATCCTGCGTAACCTGATCGTCAACGCACTTGAGCACGGCGAGGGCAGGCCAGTGGAGGTGCTGGTGGCGGCCGACGACGACGCGGTGGCCATCGCGGTCCGCGACCATGGCATCGGCATGACGGCGATGGAGGCCTCCCGGGTGTTCGACCGGTTCTGGCGCGCCGATCCGGCGCGGGCCCGCACCACGGGCGGCAGCGGGCTCGGCCTCTCCATTGCCACCGAGGACGCCCGGCTGCACGACGGCTGGCTGCAGGCATGGGGCGAGCCGGGGGCGGGTTCATGCTTCCGGCTGACATTGCCCCGCCGCCGCGACTCCGCCCTGACCAACTCACCCCTGCCCCTGCCGCCGCCGCGGATGTCCGCCACGGCGGATGAACCGGAAACAGACCAGGCACCGGTACGAACAAAAAAGGAGGAACCCAGTGGCGCCGACCAAAGTTGA
- a CDS encoding ComF family protein, producing the protein MWTRTAARLDAVYFGPMASTLRGWFAEFSHLVLPTDCVGCGAEDHVLCPRCRTALRAATVRPYRAEAGAESLPLIGGSLEEVLPVVAAGRYRRELSQAVLAFKNHGRTDLAPVLAPALAAAIHAAAALAGTRPILLVPVPTRAASRRRRGYDPLDLLLRRLQRQKLLPPGMEVRRLAAVRTPWRGLLRGVLGGSSQKSLGRSGRRRNVAFSMRLKHGAAGARAGGTCIVVDDVLTTGATLAELTRVLTAAGARVESGVVLAATTAPSGDTPAGPQAQPRA; encoded by the coding sequence ATGTGGACGCGGACCGCCGCCCGGCTCGACGCAGTGTACTTCGGGCCGATGGCCAGCACCCTCCGCGGCTGGTTCGCGGAGTTCAGCCATCTGGTCCTGCCCACTGACTGCGTTGGCTGTGGCGCCGAGGACCACGTCCTGTGCCCGCGCTGCCGCACTGCCCTCCGTGCGGCAACGGTTCGGCCCTACCGTGCCGAGGCAGGCGCGGAATCCCTTCCGCTGATCGGGGGCAGCCTCGAGGAGGTCCTGCCGGTCGTGGCCGCGGGCAGGTATAGACGGGAGCTGTCGCAGGCGGTGCTGGCCTTCAAGAACCACGGACGCACGGACTTGGCGCCAGTGCTGGCACCCGCGCTGGCCGCGGCGATCCACGCCGCGGCCGCGCTCGCGGGCACCCGGCCTATCCTCCTGGTTCCGGTGCCGACCCGGGCGGCTTCGCGGCGCCGCAGGGGCTACGACCCGCTGGACCTGCTGCTGCGGCGTCTGCAGCGCCAGAAATTGTTGCCGCCCGGCATGGAAGTCCGGCGGCTGGCCGCTGTCCGGACGCCTTGGCGGGGTCTGCTGCGCGGCGTGCTTGGTGGCTCCTCGCAGAAGTCGCTGGGACGCAGCGGACGGCGCCGCAACGTCGCCTTCTCGATGCGGCTCAAGCACGGCGCGGCGGGGGCCCGGGCCGGCGGGACGTGCATCGTCGTCGACGATGTGCTGACCACCGGGGCGACGCTGGCGGAACTGACGCGGGTCCTAACGGCGGCGGGCGCTCGAGTGGAGTCCGGCGTCGTTCTTGCTGCCACTACGGCGCCCTCGGGCGACACACCTGCCGGGCCACAGGCTCAGCCGCGGGCGTGA
- the raiA gene encoding ribosome-associated translation inhibitor RaiA translates to MEFNINGRNLAVSDRFREYAEEKVSKIEQLGDKVQRLDAKITKAVNARQADSSMTVELTVMGRGPVVRAEASAADKFAAFDLAYGKLMERLRRARDRRKVHHGRHNPKGVHEATATLEPASTSVPLHVEAEGARSGTTPSASASETTGYEIENDVPAGDSPVLIRRKVFPVQPMTLDDAVDNMELVGHDFYVFIDSATNAPSVVYRRRGWTYGVITLDADCTEETAAAREELLAYRAAQEAGV, encoded by the coding sequence ATGGAATTCAACATCAACGGTCGCAACCTGGCAGTCTCAGACAGGTTCCGCGAATATGCCGAAGAGAAGGTATCCAAGATCGAGCAGCTCGGCGACAAAGTCCAGCGCCTCGACGCGAAAATTACCAAGGCAGTCAACGCCCGCCAGGCTGACAGTTCCATGACCGTTGAACTCACCGTTATGGGGCGCGGCCCCGTGGTCCGTGCCGAAGCCTCCGCCGCCGACAAGTTCGCGGCATTCGACCTCGCCTACGGCAAACTAATGGAACGCCTGCGTCGTGCCCGGGATCGCCGGAAAGTCCACCATGGCCGCCACAACCCCAAGGGCGTCCACGAGGCCACCGCAACACTGGAACCGGCCAGCACCTCCGTTCCCCTGCATGTGGAAGCCGAAGGAGCCCGGAGCGGAACCACCCCGTCCGCTTCAGCCTCGGAGACCACAGGCTACGAAATCGAAAACGATGTACCCGCAGGGGACTCCCCGGTGCTGATCCGCCGCAAGGTCTTCCCCGTCCAGCCGATGACCCTCGACGATGCCGTCGACAATATGGAGCTCGTCGGACACGACTTCTACGTCTTCATCGATTCGGCCACCAATGCCCCCAGCGTCGTCTACCGGCGGCGCGGCTGGACCTACGGCGTGATCACCCTCGACGCCGATTGCACCGAAGAAACGGCCGCAGCCAGGGAAGAGCTCCTTGCTTACCGCGCCGCGCAGGAAGCCGGCGTCTAG
- a CDS encoding Rv3235 family protein, producing MTNVTQLRQTDLVSAPEADSGLPVLAPASGAPRPLTVRPVRPVDPESYFAPIVRLEPRVRARRRAEERQDGTADPAPADPAAAKEDTVAPAEELRQVTATARSVAQAAMEVIGGTRPVQQLARWLEPDCYEKLVQRAALVQAGLERRRSARDSEPRMHRSAVVRSSRVCPVSADAYEASLVIVETTRVRAVALRLEFRRGLWKVAALEIG from the coding sequence ATGACCAACGTAACGCAACTCCGCCAGACAGACCTCGTGTCGGCGCCGGAAGCCGACTCCGGGCTGCCTGTCCTGGCGCCGGCCAGCGGCGCACCCCGCCCTCTTACGGTGCGCCCGGTACGTCCCGTCGATCCCGAAAGCTATTTCGCGCCCATCGTCCGGCTGGAGCCGCGCGTTCGCGCGCGCAGGCGGGCCGAAGAGCGGCAAGACGGGACCGCCGACCCGGCTCCCGCAGATCCTGCCGCTGCGAAGGAGGATACCGTCGCGCCAGCCGAGGAGCTGCGCCAGGTCACCGCCACCGCAAGGTCGGTGGCGCAGGCCGCGATGGAGGTCATCGGCGGCACCCGCCCCGTCCAGCAGCTGGCCCGCTGGCTGGAACCGGATTGCTACGAGAAGCTCGTCCAGCGCGCCGCCTTGGTCCAGGCCGGGCTGGAACGGCGGCGGTCCGCCCGCGACTCTGAGCCGAGGATGCATCGGAGCGCCGTCGTCCGTTCTTCGAGGGTCTGCCCGGTCTCCGCAGACGCCTATGAAGCGTCCCTGGTGATCGTGGAGACGACCAGAGTCCGCGCCGTGGCACTCCGTCTGGAGTTTCGACGCGGACTCTGGAAGGTCGCTGCCCTCGAAATCGGCTAG